The sequence below is a genomic window from Paenibacillus silvisoli.
GAATCGATACCGTCGCAAGCGCCGGCATAATCATCGGAATAACCAGCTTGCGGAACACGTAATAATCGTTTGCGCCGTCCAGCTGCGCGGCCTCGATCAGCGCGTTCGGAATTTGGTCAACGAACTGCTTCACGAGGAAGACGCCAACCGGCAAGGAAAGCATCGGCAGAATATGACCCAGGAAGTTATCGGTCAGACCGAGCTTCTCGATAACGAGGTAACGAGGGATCGTAACCGCCGCCGGAACGAACATCAACGCGATAATGTTGACCTCGAACACGACTTTCTTCAGCTTGAATTCTTTCTTCGAGAGCGCGAAGCCCGTCATCGAACAAAGCACGATCGACAGGAAAACGACTGCCGCCGTTACGATGATGCTGTTGAATAAATACTTCGTTTTCGGCACGGCCGCAACGTTGCTCACGCTGAACAGCTGCGCGAAGTTGCTCCATGTCGGATGGTTAACGAACAGCTTCGGAGGATATAGAAACAGCTCGTCTACCGGCTTCAACGCCTGCGAGAAAATAAAGATGATCGGCAGGATCATAAAGACCGACAACGAAATCAAAAACGCAAAAAACTTCCATTGTCCGAAACTGAATCGGTCCGGATTGATTTTATTTGCATGAAAAGAAGCCATTCTCGAAGTCACCTTCTCCCAATTCGTAATCCACTGAGGCGGTTAGTCGTTCTCGCCGAACAAACGCCAGCACAGCTTGGAAAACCCGTAAACAATGATGAGCAATACGACGGATACCGCTGACGCGTACCCCATATCGTAACGAAGGAAGCCATAGTCCTCGATATGGTTGATCATCAGCTGACCGGCATTTTGCGGCGTCGGGTTCGCGCCCGACAGCTGTACGCCGATCGCGCCGGCTTGGAACGTGCCGACGACGGCCATAACGGCACCGAACAGCATCTGCGGCTTCATGCTCGGAATCGTAATATACCACACCTCTTGGAGACGGTTACGAATGCCATCGATATAGCCTGCTTCATACATCTCGCCGTTAATGTTGAGGATACCGGCCAGCATCGCCAGGAAGCCGACGCCCATACTGTTCCAGAGCGATACGGTAACCATGATCGGCATCAAGTAATGCGGCGATTGCGTCCATTGAATCGGCTCGTTAATGATGGACAAGCTCATTAAGAAGTTGTTCAAATAACCCGATGCGTTACCGCTGAAAATGACCAGCCATACGACCGCCATCGCAATGGCGGCTGTCAGCGATGGCGAATAAATCGCCAATGCCAGCACGGTCCGGGATTTACGCGGAATTTGCGCCAATAGCCAGGCGAGCCAGAAGGATAGCAAGTATCCTCCCGGACCGACGAGCAGCGCGAATTTCAGCGTGTTAGGCAGGACGTACATCATAAACGCGTTGTCCTGCGTAATCAGGTTGACGTAGTTGGTCAGCCCGATGAATTTCGGCGTCTGGATCGAGTTGAAATCCGTAAACGACAGGTAGATAGCCGAAACGACCGGTACGACGACGAGCAGCGTAAAAATAATGAGAAACGGACTGATAAACGCATAAGCGCTCAGTTCATTTTTTATAGCTTTCACGGTTGTCGGCTTCATTTCTGTTCACCTTCTTTAACCATTTCAGACATATTCGGCATGACCGGAACGGTGAGCGGTTTCACGACTTTTCCGTTCTTCAAATAACCGAAATCGGTAAGCTGCTTCTTGATTTCGCGATTGCCGTTAATGACGGCGTCTTCCATCGCGCGCCTTGCGTTGTAGCCGTCGAAGACGACTTTGTTCCATGCGTCGCTGATTTCCCGCTCGACCATGTAGTCGCCGAAGAAGCGAGGAATATCCCAGAGCCATTTCCACTGCTCTTGAATGACTTCGATATCTTCCTTCGGCCAGTTGAGCTGGCTGAATGCGGAAAGGTTTGCCGTGTTCCACTTATACGTAGGACCGTAGATCGCTTCCAGGTCGTTACCGAAACGAACCTGCGCTTCTTCTGACGTCCACCATTGCAGGAATTTCCACGTGTCGTCCTTCTTCTTGCTGCTGTTGAACATGATCGCGGTTGCGCCTGTTCCCGGAGCCGTCCGGTTGACGACGCCGTCCTTGCCTTTAACGCCCGGATAAGGCGCGATCTTCCACCAGCCGGCAAGCTCGGGAGCCGCGGCGGTCAATTGAATGTACGTACCGGCGTCGGCGATGCCGATCGGCAAGCTTCCGTCACGGAACTGGTTGTAGAAGCTCGGTACTTGAAGCGGTACGCTGTAAACCGTAAACATATCCGTCATTTGCTTCAGACCGGCAAGCGCTTCGTCCTGATCGATGGCCGATTTCGTGCCGTCTTCCGTATACAATTTACCGCCGTGCTGATAGATGAACGGTACGGTGTTGTTATAAGGTTTAAACCCGCCGGTTGCCGATAGCGGAAGATAGAAGTTCATCCCGAAACGTTGCAGCTCCGGCAAAATTTGCTTCACTTCTTCCATCGTATCCGGCACCGGAATATTCAGCGCGTCCAAAATGTCCTTCCGGTAGAACAACACCCAGAAGCTTTGCGTTTCCGGCAGCGCGTACAGCTTGTTGTCGAACGTGACCGGAACGAGCGCGCCAGGCGAGAAGCGGCTTTTCACTTCATCGTAGCCCTGGAATTGATTCATGTCGGCTAGCGCGCCGCGCGCAGCCAGACGGAACGGAATGTAGTTACTGACGCCAAGCGCGGCGTCCGGCGCATTGCCTGCGGCGCTGGCAAGAACGAGCTTGCCTTCGTCCGGCATAATCGAAAGCGTAACTTTGATGCCCGTTTTCTTCGTAAATTCGGAGTTTACCAGCTGCTGCATCTGCATCACGTTCTGACGCGAGCGGTTGACCCAAATTTGCAGCGATTCCTTATCGTCCGCGGTTACTTGCGAGTAATCCGTATTGAACGATTTGAAGAATGTCGTGATGCTGTTCCATAGCGATTTGAAGAAGCTCGCCTTCTCGCTCGGAAGCTTGTTATCCTGGTAAATATAGAACCGGTCAAGCTGCAGCGGCTGATTCGGCAGCTTCGCGTTAATGACGCCAAGCGTTTGAAGCACAGAGCCGGAGCCTTCCGACAACCGGTTGAATTGATACGGAATCTTCTCCGGTTCCTTCGCCAAATTGTCGAGCGTTTCGGCTGCGACTAGAAAGTTGCTCGCTTGGTCCGGGTTCTGGCCCGCCAGCGCTTTCAGCGCATCGTACTGTTTGCGAAGCGTATCGGCGAAGCCTTGCAGCTTCTCCGGCAAATCAGGCATTTGACCCGTGATGTCCCAGTCTCGGTTGACGTCCATCGTATTGCCTGTCGCCATCTTGATTTCCAGCGCTAACGTATTGATATCCCACATCACGTTCCGAATCGTTTCCACGACCGGTCCGTATGGAGAAGCGTCGGCGATCAGCGAAATTTCGTGTTCGCCCGGCTCCAGCGCAAATTGGAACGGCTTGCCGGCTTTGTCCGACAATATTTCATTGCGCCAGTCTTTGGTGTATGGGAACGCGTACTCATTCACTTCTTGGAATGGCACTTTACCATCTATCATCAAAGTCCGATATACAGGCATGCTTGTCTTCCCGGTTTGCAAGTATTTAAAGGCTAGTTGGTAGGAGCCTGCCTGATCGACTTTCACTTTCCATGTCGCACGTTGACCTGGAATCTGCCACGATTGCTCGTTCTCCTCCGCATTGCCGCTCGTTGCGACCGTTTCACCGCCAAGCGTGTTCAGCGTTACTTTACCGTCACGGTGAGGCACGACGGTGGCATCGCCGCTTGCGATGGCACGGATGGACGGTTCGGATTTCGATTGCGGATGCTCAGCTTCCACAGTAATCAACGTTTTTTCCGCTTTAGGCAAGGAATTGTCTTTCCCGTATTGTGCATACGAAGGCAGCACGGCAGGCGCGCTGATGACAATTTTGCCGATAAGCGCCGTTTCCCGCAAGTTCGTCAGTTTAATGCTGTTCAGGCCTTGCTTCAGTTGGAACCGCAGCGGTTCCGGGGATAAATAACTCGCATCCATAAGTGCGGCTGTTTGCCATTGCTTGATTTGCTTCTGGCTCGCAGGCGTTTCGTTGCCGAGCGCATCGCGATCGAATTGCTCGCTCTCGTCCGCCCATAGTTTCGGAAGTACTACGCGTCTTGCTTCAAAGAACGGATATTTGCCGTTTACTTCGATTGCGCGCTCGACCGGAATGATTTTTTCGGAGGTCGAGTAGTAATCGATGCGGATTTGATATAGCCCCTCTTGCGGAGCGTTTACCTTCAATTCAATCGACGGAATATCGTCATTCCATGAGAACACCGGCTCGTCATAGCCATTCGAATCCGACGTCAGCGCCGCTTGTCCGTTCGGTGTCGCAAACTGATTCGGATGAATGACGATTTCGCCGGATGTCGCGTCTTTAATGCCGTTGTCATTCCAGCCCTTCAAGACATCGCGGTAGGAGTCCTCCGTCACTTTCTTGACCGGCGAATCCTCTTCTTCCTCTTCGGCCGATTGGCCTTGGCCGCCGTTGTCCTCGGCTTTGCTGCCGCCGGACGAAATTTCTCCCTTGCCGCCGAACAAGTCGCCCAAAATATCCGAGTTGTCCGTCTTCTCCTGATCAGGCGCCGCGTTTCCTTCCGCAGCCGCTACGGAGCTGCCTACATAAGCTGCGGGTACTGTGGCGGAAGCCAAGAGAGAGAGTACTGTCATCATCGCTAACAATGGTTTGAACTTCATGATTTCACCCCAGTAGAACAATTTTTCCTCCCCAAACTACGGGGAGGAAAAATTGTGATTACTTGCTTTATTTTGTTGCTTCGTTGATTTTTTCCATTGCTTTGTTGTAGTAATCCATCGCTTGCGTTTGCAGCTCGGCAGCTACGTCCTCAGGACGCTTCTCGCCTTTCTTGAACTGCTCGTTAAGCTTGTCTTTTACTTTCGACGTGAAGTCGCCGAAGCCCGGTTGATATTTGAACGTTTCCAGTACGCCGTTCGGAATCGCCTTAACGATTTCTTTCGTGCCCGGCGTGATGAATTTTTGATTCAACCATGCATCCCAAACTTCAGGATCGTTTACAAGCGGCATCGAAGCTAGAGGAGATTCGTCTTTAATGCGGTTCAGCCAGCCGTCTTTGGAGTACGTCATCCATTTCAGGAATTCAACGGCTTCTTTCTTATGCTTCGAGCTCTTCGTTACGCCGGCGTAGTCCGTTACCAGACCTGCTTTTTGTCCGTTTACGCCCGGAACAGGCAGAACGTCCCAGTTGAATTTCAGGTTGTCTTTGTACCAGCCCAAGCTCCAAGTTGCGTCGTATACCATACCGACTTTACCGATGTTGAAGCCGGCGATGTCTTTGCCGTACCATTTGTCTTTTTGCTCTTGCGTGTAGCTGTCAAGCGACGATTTGTCTTTGCCGCCGAAGTTCAGAGCCCAGTTCGTTGCATCCGCCCATGCCGGATCGGTGTAGTTGTACTTCGTTCCATCCCAAGTCGATGCGCCAAGGCTAGGATTGAAGTTAGGGATCAGAACGTCGCCCATGCCGGACGCGCCTGCGATACCGAATTGCTGTTCATTGAAGTTCGTAAGCTTCTTGGAGATCTCTTCCATTTCGGACAGCGTCCAGTTTGGACCCGGTACCGGAATGTTCGCTTTTGCAAACAGATCTTTGTTGATGACCATAATCCAGGAGAAGAGGCCAGTCGGCAGCGCAAATTGCTTGCCGTTGTATTTACCTGTGTCAGCGAGGTTTCCGTAGATTTTGTCCGAGCTGAAGTCAGGATCTTGTTCCAAATATGGTGTCAAATCTTCCAGCCAGCCGCTGCCTACCGCAAGCGGTACGTTGAACAAGAATGTAACGTCCGGAAGCTTGTTAGCCGCCGCTGCAGCTGCCAGCTTCTCGTCCCAAGGCCAGTCCATCGATTTGTCGATTTCGACTTTAATGTTCGGGTGAGCCGCTTCAAACGCTTTGATACGCTTCATTTCAGCGCCGCCGTCCGCTTTGTCGCCCCACGTGCCGTATGTGATTGTTACGACTTCATCCGTTGCCGCAGGCTCTTCTGCAGGCGTTTCTTCCGTTGCCGTATTCGTGCTTGTATTGTTCGTTGCCGTTTCATTAGTTGCAGCTGTGTTGTTTGTTGCTGTATTGTTCGTTGTGTTGTTATTGCCGCTGCCGCAAGCAGCCAGCGTCGTCGATAAAGCGAGAACCATCATAAGCGACATGCTCTTTGTCATTTTCATTCGACTTATCCCCCAGCTCATGAATGTGATTTGGTGTTACTCATTTGCAGACTACATGTTTAATCACGTTACAATTTTACAAGCCTGTCGAATCCACTTTATGCTAGCCTAGCCCTCGCCTCCCTTCATGGAGTATGGATGTATCGCCTTGTTCGTCATCTTGCTGCTTGAAGCCGCACGATTGACGGATAACGAGCTGCGTCGGCAGAAGAATGGAATTTCCTTCTTTCTGCACATTGAACATCAGCTGCGTTGCAATCGCGCCCATTTCATATTTAGAATGGCCGATCGTCGTAAGCGCTGGCCTGACGAAGGGTCCAAGACTAATGTTGTCGAAGCCGACTACCGCGATATCTTCCGGAACCCGTATTCCGCCTTCGCGCAAAGCGCGTATGGCGCCGATCGCCATTCCGTCATTCGCGGAGAAAATCGCGTCCGGCAGCCGATTGCCTGCCATCATGACCTTCGCCGCTTGATAGCCTCCCGCTTCCAAATACCGGCCCTGCAAGCTGATTTTCGCAGGTACCTGCAGGCCATGCTCGATCAGCGCCCGCTTATACCCATCGTACCGTTTGGCGTTATCGTAAGCCGCCGTCGGTCCGCTCAAAAATTCGATCTTTCGGCGCCCGAGCTTGATGAGATGCTTGACCGCATCGTATGCGCCCTGCTCGTTCGTAACGAGCACGCTGTGCACGTAATCCGCTTTCAATTCTCTGTCGAGCACGACGACCGGAAACGCTTCCGCCGCAACCTGGAGAATCAAGCTGTCGTGAATGGCCGATCCCATGATGATCGCGCCGTCAACGAACTTTTCTCGCAGGAAACGGTTCGCGGAGCTGTTCTCGCCGCCGTATGTACTGCAAACAATTAAATTGTAATCGTGGGAGGCAACGACCTCTTGGATCCCTTCAATGACTTGACTGTAAAATGGACCGCCCAAATCGTTCAAGAAAAGTCCGATTGTTTCGCTCTTGCGTTTCTTCAGGTTACGTGCCGCGCCGCTTGGGCGATAACAAAGCGCTTCCGCAGCTTTGACCACTTTTCTGCGCGTCTCCTCGCTAATCTTAGGGGAGTTATTCAGCGCGTAAGAAACGGTTGATACGGCAACTCCGGCCATCTTTGCAACATCTTTGATCGTAGCAGCCATCATCAATTCCACCTTGTTTGCTGTTGAAACGTTTCAAAAAATAATTGAAAAATTGCCCATTTGAAACGCTTACATCGATAAGTGACGTATGTTTTTCAAATGAGAATTTGCAGTGGGGGGTCCCATTTCAGAATCTCTTCGTTCTGCAATAGAAACGTTTCACAAACACATAATAGCATAAAGCTTTGCAAGTGAAAAGGCTTTCACCTATGAAAATTCAAATTTTATTGTTTTCATTTTTAGCGTGCCAAAAATGTCGAAACTTGTCAACGGTGAAACGATTCTATAAAAAATGCAGAAAACCTCGCAAAAACGGGGTTTTCTGCACAAGCTTTTATTCAATGATTTCGAAGCTGCCTTCCAGTCCTTCGGCGCTGCTTGGGCCAATCCAGACCTTGAATATGCCCGGCTCCACGACGAACTTATGCGCTTGGTTAATAAAACCGAGCTGCTCTTCGGACAGCGTGAACGATACGGTCGCGCTTTCGCCCGCTTTGAGCGGGATGCGGCTGAAGCCTTTCAGCTCCTTCACCGGTCTCGTCACGCTCGCCGCCTCGTCGCAAATGTACAGCTGCACGATTTCGACGCCGTCGCGATCGCCGGTGTTCGTCACCTTCGCGGAAACGGTCACCGTTTCGCCTAGCTTCGCCTCGGCTTGCTCGATCCGAAGCTCCTCGTAACCGAAGCTCGTGTAGCTCAGACCGTGGCCGAACGCATACAGCGGCGCAATGTCGCTGTCGACATAGCGGCGCATATGCGGCCGGCCGGTTTTCTTCATGTTGTAGGAAATCGGCACTTGTCCCGTATGGCGCGGGAACGTGACCGTCAGCTTGCCGCTCGGGTTCGCTGCGCCAAACAGAATGTCGGCGATTGCCGGACCTGCCTGGATGCCAAGCTGCCAGCCGTTCACGATCGCCGGAATATGCGCATCCGCCCACTCCAGCGTCAGCGGCCGGCCGTTGACGACGACCAGCACAACCGGAACGCCGGTTGCGTGGACCGCTTCCAGCAGACGCTGCTGCGCCGCAGGCAGCTCCAGCGACACGCGGCTGTTGTTCTCGCCGCTCATGTCCGCATTCTCGCCCAGCACGAGCACGGCGACATCGCTGGCCTTCGCCGCTTGAATGGCTTGCTCAAGCGCTTCGTCCGTTCCGTCCAGCACGCCGGATCCTGGCACATAGAGGACCTCCGCTTTACGCTCATGCGCAAGCGCTTGGATGCCCGACAATAACGAGACGGTATCCTCGGGTCTGCCTTGTCCGCGCCAGCAGCCGAGCTGCGCTTCGCCGTGATCCGCAAGCGGACCGATGACGGCCAGCTTCTTCAGGCTTGGCTGAAGCGGCAGCGTGCCGTTTTCGTTTTTCAGCAATACGACCGACTGACGCGCCATTTCGCGCGCCGTCGCGACATGCTCTTCATGCAGCATGAATTCGCCTGCGAGCTTGTTGTCGACATACGGATGCTTGAACAGTCCGAGCGCATGCTTCACGCGCAATATACGGCGTACCGCATCGTCGATGACTTCTAGCTTCACGTCGCCTTTATCGATCAGGCTGGCGAGGTGCTCATGGAAGATCAGGGAATGCATGTCCATATGCATGCCCGCATTCGCCGCAAGCTTGCCCGCCTGCTCGCGGTCCGCCGCGAAGCCGTGCTGCACGAGCTCGTCGACCGACTCCCAGTCGCTGACGACGAAGCCGTTAAAGCCCCACTCGTCTTGCAGCACGTCTTTGAGCAGCCAGCGGTTGCCGGAAGCCGGCACGCCGTTGATCTCGTTGAACGCCGCCATAATCGTGCCTGCGCCGGCGTCGAGCGCCGCTTGGAACGGCGGGAAATACGTTTCGCGCAAGCGCGTCTCCGACACGTCGACCGTGTTATAGTCGCGGCCGCCCTCGGCAAGGCCATACGCGGCAAAATGCTTCGGACAAGCCATAATATGCGGACGGTCCGACCAGTCGTTGCGCTGAATCCCTCTTACGCGGGCAGCGGCAACCGCGGAGCCGAGGAACGTGTCTTCCCCTGCGCCTTCGGCGATCCGGCCCCATCTCGCGTCGCGCGCGATGTCGACCATCGGCGCGAGAATCCAGTTAATGCCGTCCGAGGAAGCTTCGCGCGCCGCGATGGCGGCCGTTTCCTCCAGCAGCTCCAGGTTCCAGCTGCTCGATTCCGCCAGCGGAATCGGGAAAGTCGACCGGTAACCGTGAATGACGTCATCCGCAAACAGCAGCGGAATGCCGAGTCTGGACTCCTCGACCGCGATGCGCTGCAGTTCGTTGGCCGTATCCGCGCCCCGTATGCCAAGGATGGAGCCGACCATGCCCTCTTCGATCAACTCGCCGTCGGACTCCTCGTCGAAGGTGCCTAGCTGCGTCAGCTGGCCGATCTTTTCCTGCAGCGTCATTTGCGCCAGCAGCGCTTCGACTGCGGCTTCCGTTTCCGCGTCCAGCTTGAACGGTTTTTTTGCTTGTTTGCTATCCATCGTAAAGCCGCCTTTCTATCCGTGTTCCTAGATGAATGCTGAGACGACCGGAGGCCGCCTCAAACCAATCATCTTAGATGAATGCTGAGACGACCGGAGGCCGCCTCAAACCAATCATCTTAGATAAAGGACTTCAAGAACGCAACGGAGCTAGCCGTAGCTTCAGCCAGCGTGCCCTTAGCGCCCGTGCCTTCTTCATGCAGCAGCTCGAATGTAAGCCAGCCATTATAGCCGATATCGGATGCCGCTTGCATAACTTGCTTCATGTCGATTTCGCCGACAGTCAAATCTTCGCTCGGAACGCGTCCGAATTGATTGCGGAAATGGAACGCGTAAATCCGGTCCGGATAGGCGCGAAGCAATTCTACAGGATCCAAGCCGGCAACATGCGCCCAGCCCGTGTCGACGCAGAGGCCGACTTCCTTGCTTGCATAGTCGATAACCGCGCGCAAATCGCCGTCCGCATTATGCTTATCGGACGCGTGATTGTGCAGGCTTACTTTCAGGCCAAGGCCGCTGACGGCAGACGCAATGCGGGACAGGTTGTCGCCGATTTGCTTGAACTCTTCTTCCGTCTTCGGCTGCGGCTCATTCCAGCCGCCCTTAGGGTCGGCGTTGATAACCAGATCGGTACCGCCGGCTGCGGCAACACGCTTCGCTACAGGTACGACGGTCTCTTCGATGTTCAGCGTCTCGAACGGCTCATGCAGCTGCAGGCCGACGTAGGCGCCGGAAATCGCCAAGCCGTGCTTGTTCGCAAGCTCCAGCATGTCCGGAGTCGGGTCGAGCTCGACCGCATTCATGCCGGCTTCGGCAACGGTGCGGAGAATTTCGTCGAGGTTCGGATCTTGGCTGTTTTTCCAATATTCAACTTGGTAGCCGTAAAGGCCCGTGGAAAACCCTTTGCTCGTAATCATGCTTATTTCCTCCTAAGCACGACTGGCTTCTCGTTCTTCGCGCTTTCATAGATCGCGTCAAGGACGGAGAAGTTGAATACGGCTTGCTCGTTTACGATCGCCGGGGACTCTTGGCCTTTCACTTCTTTATAGAAGAAATGAACCGGGTGATCCATGTAGCCGATCGGGCCTGGGTATGCGATCGTTTGCTCTTTCGTAACCACTTCGCCGTTCTTATCGGATTTAACCAATACTTGATCGGTTTCAAAATACGGCGACCACTTCACGGCGCCTTTCGTGCCCTCGATCTCAACCGTGAAGTACGGCTCGCCGTGCGTGCAGGACGCGCGCTCGTATTGAACCCATACCGACTTGCCGTTTGCTTGCTGGTATTTCAGCATAGCGCCGACAGCGCCCTCGATGTCGTAAACAACATCCGTCGGGTCAGCTTCCGTTTCTGGCTTCGCTGTCCATGCAGCGGCAACCTCGATGCTCTCAGGCTGAAGCAGATCGTTCAAAATCGTGAAGTCGTACGGACCCCAGTCCATCACGATACCGCCTGCCGCCTTGGACTTGTCCAGGAACCAGCGGCTTTGCGGCTGCCATTCCACCCCCGGACGACCGCGTTGTCCGCGGAACACGAACGAAATTTTGTACACTTCGCCCAGATCGCCGGAGTTCAAAATGTTCTTCACTTCTTCGGTCTTCGGCACGTCCAGGAAACGAACGCTGCAGCAGCCGAGCAAACGGTTATTCGCTTTCGCGATTTCAAGCAGCGCTTCCGCCTCTTCGCGGTTCATGACAAGCGGCTTCTCGCATAGCGTGTGGCGACCGGATTCCAGTCCCATTTTGGACAAAGGGAAGTGCGTGAACGGAGGCGTGCCGACGATAACGATGTCGTCTTCCTTCGGCTCTTCGTTCAGCATTTCTTTCGCGTCCGTGTACGTTACGGCATTCGGAAATAGATCCGCGAACGCGGAAAGCGCAGCCGGGTTCGGATCCGCTACTTTAATGACGATATCTTGCTCGCCTTCGATTTTGTTTATCGCTTCTGCGTGCGTGCGGTTGATGACACCTGCACCGATCAAATAAAATCTCATGATTAAATATCCCCTCTCTTATTCCCAAGGCATTGCGACCGGTTGGCCGATGCGGAAGTTGCGGTAAACTTCTTGTTCCTTCTTCGACAGCTTGTCATACGTTTCGCGCGGGATCGGCGTATGCGTGCTGCTGTTGTACCAATGACGGTTGAAAATCATCGCCAGGTTCGTACGGCGGTCGTCCGAACGGTTCGGCGTGCCGCGGTGCCACATGCGGATGTCGCGGATGACGATGGAGCCTGCCGGCATGAACACTTTCTCCGACAGCATGCCTTCCGCAGCGCGGACGATGTGCAGGTTCGGGTTCACGCTGCCATCCAGCGTATCATGGTTCGCGTTGTCCGGGTTCAGGTGCGTTCCGCCTGGCCAAATTTCAAGCGGTCCGTTCACTTCGTTCACGTCCACGAGCGGAATGTTCACCACAAGGCTGAACGGAGGCAGCGGAACGGTCAATTCCGGGAACAGCGGCATGATGTCGCAGTGTACGGCTTGGTAGTCCGAACCCGGCATCGGCGTGTCGGATGCGAAGTACGAGCAGTGGAAGCCGTTGCCCAACACTTTGCCGATCACTTGCATCGCGATCGGATGAGCGATCACTTCGCTGTCGTTGAACGGCTCCATGAACGGAAGGAACATTTGCGCACGGTTCGTGCCCGTGTTGTAACCGCGCTTGTCGATGAACTCGTCGAAAATCGGATCGAACGCGTCGCGGATCGTTTTGATCTTCTCGTCGCTCAGCACTTTCTCGAATACGATATAGCCGTTAACGCGAACTTGCTCGGCCGCAAGCTCAAGCATTTCCGGGCTAAGCTGGCCGCTGGCCAATTCTTGCTCAGTCAATTTGAT
It includes:
- a CDS encoding sugar phosphate isomerase/epimerase family protein, producing MITSKGFSTGLYGYQVEYWKNSQDPNLDEILRTVAEAGMNAVELDPTPDMLELANKHGLAISGAYVGLQLHEPFETLNIEETVVPVAKRVAAAGGTDLVINADPKGGWNEPQPKTEEEFKQIGDNLSRIASAVSGLGLKVSLHNHASDKHNADGDLRAVIDYASKEVGLCVDTGWAHVAGLDPVELLRAYPDRIYAFHFRNQFGRVPSEDLTVGEIDMKQVMQAASDIGYNGWLTFELLHEEGTGAKGTLAEATASSVAFLKSFI
- a CDS encoding Gfo/Idh/MocA family protein is translated as MRFYLIGAGVINRTHAEAINKIEGEQDIVIKVADPNPAALSAFADLFPNAVTYTDAKEMLNEEPKEDDIVIVGTPPFTHFPLSKMGLESGRHTLCEKPLVMNREEAEALLEIAKANNRLLGCCSVRFLDVPKTEEVKNILNSGDLGEVYKISFVFRGQRGRPGVEWQPQSRWFLDKSKAAGGIVMDWGPYDFTILNDLLQPESIEVAAAWTAKPETEADPTDVVYDIEGAVGAMLKYQQANGKSVWVQYERASCTHGEPYFTVEIEGTKGAVKWSPYFETDQVLVKSDKNGEVVTKEQTIAYPGPIGYMDHPVHFFYKEVKGQESPAIVNEQAVFNFSVLDAIYESAKNEKPVVLRRK
- a CDS encoding phytanoyl-CoA dioxygenase family protein; its protein translation is MRIKLTEQELASGQLSPEMLELAAEQVRVNGYIVFEKVLSDEKIKTIRDAFDPIFDEFIDKRGYNTGTNRAQMFLPFMEPFNDSEVIAHPIAMQVIGKVLGNGFHCSYFASDTPMPGSDYQAVHCDIMPLFPELTVPLPPFSLVVNIPLVDVNEVNGPLEIWPGGTHLNPDNANHDTLDGSVNPNLHIVRAAEGMLSEKVFMPAGSIVIRDIRMWHRGTPNRSDDRRTNLAMIFNRHWYNSSTHTPIPRETYDKLSKKEQEVYRNFRIGQPVAMPWE
- a CDS encoding glycoside hydrolase family 3 N-terminal domain-containing protein produces the protein MDSKQAKKPFKLDAETEAAVEALLAQMTLQEKIGQLTQLGTFDEESDGELIEEGMVGSILGIRGADTANELQRIAVEESRLGIPLLFADDVIHGYRSTFPIPLAESSSWNLELLEETAAIAAREASSDGINWILAPMVDIARDARWGRIAEGAGEDTFLGSAVAAARVRGIQRNDWSDRPHIMACPKHFAAYGLAEGGRDYNTVDVSETRLRETYFPPFQAALDAGAGTIMAAFNEINGVPASGNRWLLKDVLQDEWGFNGFVVSDWESVDELVQHGFAADREQAGKLAANAGMHMDMHSLIFHEHLASLIDKGDVKLEVIDDAVRRILRVKHALGLFKHPYVDNKLAGEFMLHEEHVATAREMARQSVVLLKNENGTLPLQPSLKKLAVIGPLADHGEAQLGCWRGQGRPEDTVSLLSGIQALAHERKAEVLYVPGSGVLDGTDEALEQAIQAAKASDVAVLVLGENADMSGENNSRVSLELPAAQQRLLEAVHATGVPVVLVVVNGRPLTLEWADAHIPAIVNGWQLGIQAGPAIADILFGAANPSGKLTVTFPRHTGQVPISYNMKKTGRPHMRRYVDSDIAPLYAFGHGLSYTSFGYEELRIEQAEAKLGETVTVSAKVTNTGDRDGVEIVQLYICDEAASVTRPVKELKGFSRIPLKAGESATVSFTLSEEQLGFINQAHKFVVEPGIFKVWIGPSSAEGLEGSFEIIE